One Candidatus Marinimicrobia bacterium CG08_land_8_20_14_0_20_45_22 genomic window, AATAAAGATATTTGCCATATCATCAATCAGCTCGGCAACTGTTTTTTGGGGATAGAAATCAATAAGGTACTTTAAGGCCTCGCCACCCGCATCCACAAAAGGGTCGCCGGTTGGTTTAAAAGAAATATTAACGTTCGTCATATTTACCTCGTCTTCTTTCATGTAATTCAATCAATCTACCTCTTATTCATTATAATGGAAATCCCGGATTGTCATTGGATCGAGATTTTTCAGGCAATCGGTTTGGATTAATTCCATACTTTTAGACGCTGATCTTTTATTATTCCTTATGAATAGTATTTTTATGTCTTCTTTCATACATAATCAGCCATACATAATCAGCGTTTCTCAGCGTCTATTTCCTTTCATAATCAATCAGCGTTTTTCAGCGTCTGCTTTAATTATCTCCGCACAACCGAAGCCGTCGGAATTCTTCTCGCCGAAGCCGCAGGTATAGCCGGTTTGAATCAGTTCCGGTTTGGCTTTGATGGTAAAGGGCGCTTCGAAGGCTTTGATTTTAATATCATCTTTGAAGTGAATCAGTTTGCTGATTTGACCCTGCTTGCGGATGATGTAATCCATGTCGAATGCAAATTCAAATTTTTTCGATGGTTTAACGGTTTTGCCAGACAGTACTTTGTACTTGCGAATCAGGTTTTGTTTAATGTTTTCTTCAAATTTGATGCGCTCTTCGGGTTGCAGGTAGTCGAGGAAATGTTGTTCGCGCTTTCCGAAAGGCGTCGTTCGCGAGGTTGAAACCGTAATCGGCGAAAGACAGGTAAATGAGTGTGTTGAAATAAATACCGGTTCTATCAGTGATTCGACATGATCGACATGAAAGGCAATATTCTGTCCGAAGAAGTTCAGATTGATGATTTGATCGGAGAAGACGCCGAAAACCAGATGTTTGTAGCTGTCGGAGACGGGTGTTGAGAAAATGAATTCGATTTCATTGATTCCGTCAAAGCCATTACGGTTCATAGAGTATGGGAAGAAATGAAGTTTTGAGAATGTGAAGAGTTTGAATATTTTGACGATGCGGTTTTGATCGGTCGGTTTTGCGGTAGTGGATTTTTTAGTGGTATCTTCGAGTCGGAAGCCGGAATTATGCAGGAATTGGGCATAGTCACCGGATGATTTTGAGATCAGATTATAGATCGCCGCACTTAACTGGTATTGATAATTAAACGGAATAAAAACCGGTTTTACCGACGACGCATTGATTTTTAGTCTCATCGAATATTCCTTAAAAAGTCATTAAAAGAAACTCAAGTTCTGGGAAAAAGCGGATTGCTGGCACAAATAAGTAAAAAATCAATTACAGGTAATATTAATCATCCGATCTTTATGTATCAAGGAATTTTTTTATCCGTCTAAAAAAAAATTTATTTTGCATCATACAAGCAAACAAATACTCATTTTTTAGCAACATTATTTTATTCAAAACCTGAATTCGGAAAGATGGGAATGATCCGATGTCTTGAACGACTCCTGCCCCAACCTATTTGAAAATATTCGGCTATTTCTTGAAAAAATCATCAGACAGCGTCTGCATGTAAGCTTTTCCATATTCGGTAGCGCTATCGACTTGAGTTCCGGCTTTGAAAATAGCGCGCTTTTTATCGTTGCCGTAAACTACTTTTGCCGACTTAGTGATAAATCCGAATCCATTATTAAATGTATAGAATGCGAAATCGCGGTTTTTCGGATTTAAAATGTCTTTGCTGAACCGGTAATTTTCCGAAGAAAGACCGATCTGCGCCATCAGTGTCGCGGGAATGTCGATCTGTGAAGAATAGGAATCGATCCGCAAGCCGGTCTTTTTCAGAGCGCCGCCGAGCCAGAGCATCGGGACTTTGAATTTTTCGATGGAATGATTCGGCGACTTGCCGGGATGACGAATTCCGTGATCGGCGGTAATAATGATCAACGTATGATTCCACCACTTCGCTTTTTTTGCGCGGGAGATGAATTCGCCGAGACATTTGTCGGCATAATACGCGGAATTCAAATATTTCGTTTCGCTGTTGTCGCCCGGAAAGACGGCCTGCATCGGCACATCGAACGGCTCGTGACTGCTGAGCGTGAACAAAGTTGAAAAGAACGGTTGATTCATCCCGTCAAGATCATTTGCGAAGCGGTCGAACATGATATGGTCGTGCACGCCCCACTTGGCGTTAAAGGTCGATGCGTCGAAATCATCCATCGTGACCATTCGATCAACGCCGCTCAAGACAAAATAGGAGTTAAGATTGGCAAAATCAATCTCGCCGCCGTAATAAAATGCGGTAGCATAACCGGCATTTTTCAAGTCGCGAATCAGATTGGGAAGTTTTTGAGTTTTGTTGGCATACTTGACGATAGAATTTTGCGGTTGAGCCGGATAGCCGCTCAGCACACAAACGATTCCTTTGTCACTGCGATCGCCGTTGGCGAAGAAATTCGTAAACAGAACGCCTTCGGAAGCTAATCGGTTAAAATTCGGCGTTATCCCGGGTTTTCCGCCGAGCGGTTCAACGATCTTGGCGGTAAAACTTTCCATCAGAATCAGAATGATGTTCGGCTTCTGAAGTTTTAACACGCTGACCGGCTTTCCCGGTTTCGCCTGAATTTCAGCAAAAAGAGAATCAGCCCGCGCAGTCGGCATATAACGATACTGTTTTGTTAACCTGTCCTTTTTTGTCAATGAATAGACGGCGTTCCAATTCACGTTGATCGCCGCATGATTAGCAAACATATTTTCATGGAAATAAACCGAACCGACGTTGAGCGGCGCGATGCCAAGCCCGCCGCGCATTGGAATGACGAGCAAAACCGTCAGGATCAGAAAACTAACCGGACAGACAAGATAATCCGGGCGAAACTTTTTGATCGTCGGCGCGATCACTCGTCGATAAAGAATCCAGAACAACACAAATAAAACGATTCCGATTAAAATCGGCAGAAAGAAATCACCAAAAGTCACGGAAGCGAACGCTTCTTTGGGCGTGTTTAAATAGATCAGCGGCGTGATGTCGAGCCGGAATCCCCAATATCGATAAAGTCTCGCGTCGATGCCCGCAATCAGGATCATCAGGATCAGCATGACAACCGTGTAAATTTTGGAAAATATGGTAAAGACGGGTTTTCTAGTCCACGAAGTCCCGATAATAAATAAGAATGGCAGAACCAGCAGATAAGCCGTCACCGACAAATCCATTTTCATGCCATGCCATTGGACGGCGAGCAAATCGGCGAATGAAAGTCCGGCAGTCTCATTCAGATTGAAGAGAAAGAAAATCATTCGGGCGACGAAGAAGAGTGTCATCCAGAATAAAACAGTCAGTGCGGTGTAGATCAGTCGGTTTTTCATATTCGCGATATAAATAAAAGCGGACAAATTTACGGAATTACGGGATTAAAACCAGCAATCGAAATGAGAACGTTTGCCAATACCGTACAAAGTCGATACGAAGGATTTGCCTGCTTTTTGATTAATCATTATATTTAGCATACGCCGAAGGCGGTTGAAATTTAACAGGAGGTAATTTTTCTTATGCCGATAATGCAGAAACTCAGAGACCAGACCCACATTATTCTATGGGGTTTGCTGATCCTATTTTTACTCAGCATGACAGTAGGCGGACTCGTCGGAGGCGCCGATATTCTCGAACTGTTTTCCAATTCTTCCCGGATGCAGAATACCGCGGGGATCGTTGACGGCGAAAAACTCGAGGCCATCCAGTTTTCCAAAATGCTCGATAGTCAACTGACGCAATATCGCGAAGCCGATCAGGACATCGACGACGCCACCATGAATCGCATTTCCGAGCAGGTTTGGAACCAATACGTCCATGAAATTTTAGTCGGAAAAGAAATTAAA contains:
- a CDS encoding sulfatase, with the translated sequence MSAFIYIANMKNRLIYTALTVLFWMTLFFVARMIFFLFNLNETAGLSFADLLAVQWHGMKMDLSVTAYLLVLPFLFIIGTSWTRKPVFTIFSKIYTVVMLILMILIAGIDARLYRYWGFRLDITPLIYLNTPKEAFASVTFGDFFLPILIGIVLFVLFWILYRRVIAPTIKKFRPDYLVCPVSFLILTVLLVIPMRGGLGIAPLNVGSVYFHENMFANHAAINVNWNAVYSLTKKDRLTKQYRYMPTARADSLFAEIQAKPGKPVSVLKLQKPNIILILMESFTAKIVEPLGGKPGITPNFNRLASEGVLFTNFFANGDRSDKGIVCVLSGYPAQPQNSIVKYANKTQKLPNLIRDLKNAGYATAFYYGGEIDFANLNSYFVLSGVDRMVTMDDFDASTFNAKWGVHDHIMFDRFANDLDGMNQPFFSTLFTLSSHEPFDVPMQAVFPGDNSETKYLNSAYYADKCLGEFISRAKKAKWWNHTLIIITADHGIRHPGKSPNHSIEKFKVPMLWLGGALKKTGLRIDSYSSQIDIPATLMAQIGLSSENYRFSKDILNPKNRDFAFYTFNNGFGFITKSAKVVYGNDKKRAIFKAGTQVDSATEYGKAYMQTLSDDFFKK
- the cas6 gene encoding CRISPR-associated endoribonuclease Cas6; amino-acid sequence: MRLKINASSVKPVFIPFNYQYQLSAAIYNLISKSSGDYAQFLHNSGFRLEDTTKKSTTAKPTDQNRIVKIFKLFTFSKLHFFPYSMNRNGFDGINEIEFIFSTPVSDSYKHLVFGVFSDQIINLNFFGQNIAFHVDHVESLIEPVFISTHSFTCLSPITVSTSRTTPFGKREQHFLDYLQPEERIKFEENIKQNLIRKYKVLSGKTVKPSKKFEFAFDMDYIIRKQGQISKLIHFKDDIKIKAFEAPFTIKAKPELIQTGYTCGFGEKNSDGFGCAEIIKADAEKR